One region of Emys orbicularis isolate rEmyOrb1 chromosome 4, rEmyOrb1.hap1, whole genome shotgun sequence genomic DNA includes:
- the CHST14 gene encoding carbohydrate sulfotransferase 14: MFPRPLAPVAVRGAEMGATSVRRAVVPARMRAGSGTMLLPSMLMFGVIVASSGLLLMIERGILAEVKPPPLHPPHGDLAWRSSGDTRAVASEDVDYQVLQDVRNRTVRTMCGQKNMPHSIWELSAGQRKAVLRHILVSDKYRFLYCYVPKVACSNWKRILKVLDGALENVNVKLKMDHKNDLVFLGDMKPDEISYRLKHYYKFIFVRDPMERLLSAYRNKFGEIKEYQLKYGVEIVKRYRKSPRKSTGDDVTFSEFLRYLLDEEAERMNEHWMPIYNLCQPCAVRYDFIGSYERLNVDANYILEHVQAPSFIRFPERQSWYKPVTRETLHYYLCNTQRGLIKELLPKYILDFSLFAYPLPNITSEFCRQ; this comes from the coding sequence ATGTTCCCACGCCCTCTGGCCCCGGTGGCAGTGCGGGGTGCAGAGATGGGAGCCACCTCCGTGCGCCGGGCCGTGGTGCCTGCCAGGATGCGGGCCGGCAGTGGCACCATGCTGTTGCCCTCCATGCTCATGTTTGGGGTGATTGTGGCTTCCAGTGGCCTGTTGCTCATGATTGAGAGGGGCATTTTGGCAGAGGTGAAGCCACCACCACTCCATCCCCCACATGGAGACCTCGCTTGGAGGAGCAGCGGTGACACTAGGGCAGTGGCCTCCGAGGACGTGGATTACCAGGTGCTACAAGATGTTCGTAACCGGACAGTCCGCACCATGTGTGGGCAAAAGAACATGCCTCATAGCATCTGGGAGCTTTCAGCAGGTCAGAGGAAAGCCGTGCTCAGACACATCCTGGTCAGTGATAAATATCGCTTCTTATATTGCTACGTCCCCAAAGTCGCCTGCTCCAACTGGAAACGAATACTGAAAGTTTTGGATGGAGCGCTGGAGAATGTGAATGTCAAGCTCAAAATGGACCACAAGAATGACTTGGTTTTTCTTGGTGACATGAAGCCAGATGAGATCAGCTATAGGCTAAAGCATTACTACAAGTTTATATTTGTTCGAGACCCGATGGAGAGACTTTTATCAGCTTATAGGAATAAATTTGGAGAGATCAAAGAGTACCAGTTAAAGTATGGTGTGGAAATAGTAAAAAGATACCGAAAAAGCCCCAGAAAGTCCACGGGGGATGATGTCACTTTTTCTGAATTTCTCAGGTATCTGTTAGATGAAGAGGCAGAGAGAATGAACGAACACTGGATGCCCATCTACAACCTATGCCAACCCTGTGCAGTGAGGTACGATTTCATCGGATCATATGAAAGACTGAATGTGGATGCAAATTACATTCTTGAACATGTTCAAGCACCTTCTTTTATCCGTTTCCCAGAACGACAATCATGGTATAAGCCTGTGACTCGGGAAACTCTACATTACTATCTGTGTAACACTCAACGTGGGCTTATAAAAGAACTGTTACCAAAATACATTCTGGATTTCTCATTGTTTGCCTATCCTCTTCCAAATATTACTAGTGAATTTTGCAGACAGTGA